One Chaetodon auriga isolate fChaAug3 chromosome 14, fChaAug3.hap1, whole genome shotgun sequence genomic window carries:
- the rtn1a gene encoding reticulon-1a isoform X2 yields MQATADVTKKESSWSSWKGQAIDLLYWRNVKQSGAVFSSVLLLLFSLTQFSVVSVGAYLALAALSATISFRIYKSVLQAVQKTDEGHPFKSYLEMEIALSQDQISKYADKILLYTNTCMKELRRLFLVQDLVDSLKFAVLMWLLTYVGALFNGLTLLILAVVSMFTMPVVYEKHQAQIDQYVGLIRTQVNSVVGKIQAKIPGAKRKEE; encoded by the exons CGATTGACCTGCTCTACTGGAGGAATGTGAAGCAGTCGGGAGCCGTGTTCAGCAGCGtgcttctgctcctcttctccctgACCCAGTTCAGCGTGGTCAGCGTCGGAGCCTACTTAGCCCTGGCAGCCCTCTCTGCCACCATCAGCTTCAGGATCTACAAGTCTGTGCTGCAAGCTGTGCAGAAGACCGATGAGGGACATCCTTTCAA ATCCTACCTGGAGATGGAAATCGCTCTATCCCAGGACCAGATTAGTAAATATGCCGACAAAATCCTGCTGTACACCAACACCTGTATGAAGGAGCTCCGCAGGCTGTTCCTCGTACAAGATCTGGTCGACTCCTTGAAG tttgctGTGTTGATGTGGCTGCTGACCTATGTGGGGGCTCTCTTCAACGGCCTGACACTGCTCATCCTAG CTGTGGTCTCCATGTTCACCATGCCTGTGGTCTATGAGAAACACCAG gcACAGATTGATCAATATGTGGGACTAATACGGACCCAGGTCAACTCGGTGGTGGGGAA GATCCAAGCTAAGATCCCTGGGGccaagaggaaggaggagtag